The following DNA comes from Cucumis sativus cultivar 9930 chromosome 7, Cucumber_9930_V3, whole genome shotgun sequence.
TTGTATTAGAAAGTCAAAACATTCTAATTAGCAGTCAAGGTGAATTATATAGAGGATCTCAGATTGTAATGGATTCAAATATCTCATTAGAGGGAATTAAGGTTCATAAATATTCAATCAatccatttcaaaatcattacTATTGTTTCCCTATAAgaatatttcaattatatgcAACTTTTACTAGATCATTGTTAGATAGAGtgataagaaaaatgataataatcaGAAAATTGCACTATCTAGCcaatattaacaaataaataactaaacgACCTATTTTGCAGAACTTAAAACTCAAAATGTATGCAAGTCTATCAGAAACAATTACTCATGATAACTACAACTTTAGGGAAACgctaaaagtaaatataagTATTTCGAAAGGATATTCTTTGTGATAATGGAGTCGGACATGGTTTGGAACCTAGATTGCtgcataaaaaatattttgttagacATAAATTTCTCTGACAGAAACTTACAATAACTAAAACTCACcatttgttgaagaagattTTGCACctggagagagagaaaaaaaaaaggttagcaccaatttaaagataaaacatcataaaacaattaaagtGCCTTAAGGGTTGAATTTTAGACAGAACAAGAGTATTGTCATAAGGAAAATGATAGATTTCATAGAACCAACCTTCCAATAAGTTAGGTTGACAATCAAATGgggaagaacaaaaagaaagaactgaaaggaaagaaaatgaactcaCAAAAATGGTCATGTCAGCTGTGCTTTGCTTTGCATCTTCAGAGTCATGCCCATCCTGCGAGATAAAAAAGTAACATGTGCATTTCACAATCTCATACAATGAAACAAACCAGCCAAATTACAcgaacaataataataagccAAACAAATAAGAATCACTGGAGGTGGAGGGTGACAAtcttgaaaaagaattaagacCAAGCAGCAAACATCTTCAGTTGTGACAGTTACATTTAACAATGAGATCGGCAGTTGTAAAACTGTCGAGGGAACAGAAATCAGTAGCACTCCGAAgataaatagtaattaaaacaACCTTGAAAACTGATATCTTGGCCACTGGAAATCAAATGTCCTTTATTCTCCCAAAAGAAATCAGCCACAGCCACAACTAAAAGAATATACAAGGGATACAAAAAATGCTaataactacaaaaaaaaatgagataaagCATAATCTCAAAAATCCTTCATAACCAAGACCTAAAGAGAGGCAAACCGCAAACCTAAACAAGGTCCAAATTTCCTCCCAAAAAGTCTCCATGCCTAACTATCCTACTAGTTCTTTGATGCTAGATATTTCATAAGATCACAAAGAAAGCAACATGCTAAAGAGCCATCTCTCAATTTCAGAAGAGAGGGTGGTATAAGACCTAGTGATCTACTCCATCACAGCCTTATTCTAACTGCTACAGGTCACTTGGACACCAAAAACCTCCACAAATGTGTCCCAAAGTGCttccaaaaactaaaaactccTAAGAAAATGATCTGCACTTTGCACCATAAGGGCCTAGAAGGACAGAAGACGATCTTTGGATATAGTCAATGGTGCTAATCCTCCCATGAGAAAAGCAAGGGATttgataaaaggaaaagaacaaTCATATGAAAAAGAGAGGATGAGGATCCACAAGCAAACATTGATTATCAAAGCACCAATGTGGTTCTTAAGTTGCTTGGCTCTCCCACTCCAATAGCTGGCTTTTGGGGTGTGGTTCTCCAAGGTTATTAAGTACCTAACACACCAACCCAGTCCCCCTAACCCTTCCATAAAAAATCCATTTCTCCACCTTCTTACTGATGAAAGAATCAATTCTAAACTAGGATAGGATAGGAAGTAGAGCAGgatctaaaacaaaaacatattgaaCGAAATTTAACCTCCCTACTTCAGAAAATAAAGGTTTCTTGtacaaaattaacatttttaaatataataaaaccatTTCGACCTTTCCCACAACAAAGCCAAAAAAGAATGAGGATCGTGAACTCATCAAAAAATCCAAGTAGCGGTACagcaaataagaaaatttaaacaccACCAACCTAGCCTACCTAAGCCTAACAAACGTAGAAGCGTAACAAACAACTCcagaaaaaaaacttctccGAGACACCTCTATGCCAAATATTGACATCAAATATATGCAGGACTTGGTTCAAGTTAACAAGAACAGTACCATCTATCATCTACAAACAAAACACGGGTGAGTTGACCTCTATTCTTTCTCACGTGAAAATCTTCAACTAAGTCCCCATCTACCCCTCTAAACACCAACCTATAAAGCAACCTCCACCAGGAAAAAGAACGCTGGCACCTAAACCACTAGCGGCAAATGTTTTACTTATACCCATTCCATTAATCCAAGTACAGAAGTGTATCAACCAGAGACAATTGACCAAATCAAAGATCTCAATTTAAACCCAAAACCCTCCTTACACAAACCCGTACCATAAAGAACACCCAATCAACTcgtaaaagttttaaaaatcaatcttAAAAATAACCTCTTCTATCTTATAAAAATGCTAAATCTCCAGTAACTTCCTTAGTAATGAGGGATTCATTTAAGCCACTGAGCAAAAAAACAACACCATATCACATGGCATTCAACatcaaccaaataaataattttttaaaaaaaatcagaaaatttgaaatctccACATGTAACCACACGACCAAGAAGATGAATCTTACAGACATCAATAGAAACAACGAACCCCACAATACAGTCACGAGTAACCGAGCCACAAACCAAAGTCTTAGTGCCTAAAACCTAAAGTGATCTAATGAGGCATTGTTCAAAGTGAGCAAAAAGTTACAAGACGATTGAGCAAGTAAAGCTGAAAcagaattattaaaaaaccacaggaataaaaattcaaagcagaaattgaagaaagaagagtaagttgtttcaaaagtttcaaatctaaGCTATGCGAAATGGAAACACGAGAGCAATGGCATATGGCATTCACATTCAACAGTGAAGAAGAGTAATTGAATGGAAATAGGTTAAGAAGGGAAAATGCACACCATTACTGCAAAAACAGGATCTTGAAGAAACAATCGGGAGTTGATTGTAAGATTCGCGGTGCCCAATCGTCAAGTTAACGAGCGGGTGGTGAATGAGGATGAAGAATAGAATGTGGGGAATGGCTCCCTTGCTTGTGCCTAAGGGTTGGATGTCCATTTTGCCCCCACACTTTATTACAAAGTGACCATTTTGCCATTGCCCATTATGTAATGTAATGATGTTTAatgttaaattattagttaacCTCCCGACtttacttccaagttttttcattttttcagtTGTTGTATAgatcttttgaattttttatttttgtatctataaaatttttattttgtatcatgtaaatctttagaaaaatttaaatggttaaaattagattaatttatttagcaAATACGATTTTAAATTGTATACTAATATAGCTgagcttttaattttgtgtttcgtaaataattttgaattgtaTACTAATATAGCTgagcttttaattttgtgtttcgtaaataattttgagaatattttaGAAGCTCATGTTGGTAATTTGACCAAATAGATGAGAATTGGACGGTTGAAATCTTAAAGAATTAAACCGTACTTTAACTATTATTCTTACAACCGTGAATTGGTTGCTAAATCATGCAACCAATTTTAGTAGTaattttttatctaataagCGGTTTGTATGTAGAAGGACtataatatgatttaatattttattagatagaatttaaactattttgattgtttgataatcattgtttttttaaagtttataaaaattatctCTACGTCataataatttctaattttgctatttattttataagagtgttttcaaaatctaaatcatGTTATGAAGACTAAAGAAGACACGTTATCTAAAAAATCAGTTCTAAAAGAATTTGCCCATAactttagttaattttattaatgaaaatcaCTACCAAGAATAATgggaaaacaaataaaattgtaagagaccaaaaaaaagattaatgaaatatttaaagttCAAGAATTTTTGGTAGGTAATAATGCTCAAAGTAAATGGAGGAAGTTTATAATCCAACATATTtcctaaataaaatataagtaatgGATATTCAAAGGGTATTTTAGTCCTTTGAAAAGACTATGCAAAGTTTTGGAGGTATgacattcaaattttcaaattttgaaaacattttgccttttgctataaatttgaAGGGAATGCACACAAAGGCAGTTGGGTTTAAAGTTCACTTTTACTTGGCCTCTCCTTTTGGTGTGGGGAAGCAAAGTTCAAACTATAGCCATTAGCCAATATGATTAGTTATTAATTTCAGTTTGTTAGGGTCTATTTTTGTACATAATGTCTCCAAAACCAACATTATGTTAGAAAGCTTTACTCACTTAAGATATCAATTCTTGGAATCTTGgaactttcaaattcaaattgcaACAATTTCATGTTGAACTCAAAAACCCCAAGCACAACTGTGTAAGTTatggtttttctttcatttagcAGCACTATGATTAATAATATAGAGTGAACCTACAAAAAACAAGAGTAAAGACAACAGCAGCTTTCAAGGGTGTGTTCAAATACTTAACCTAAATCAGCCTCAAATTTGATGCTCGACAACCTGAAGTTGACCCGTTGTCTTACGATATTATCCAAGACCCATCTGcaagaggaagaaggaagaaggaggtgtttgtgtttttcatttttgttttctgtctAATGCTTCACTGCGAACATAAGGATACTCTGCTGGACCAGACCACAAACCCCAAAGCAAAAGTAGGTGAAGACTTAGAAGCAAGATGGAGGAGTACATATTAGAAGGATAGACATTCCAACAAAACTCTATCCCTGCAAACACAAGCAAActgcaaaagaaagaaaccaaaaacaacaaaataaaaaacaaatacgaGAAATGATAAcgatatataataattaagtatgtgCTCAAATTAATTCGGACAAGAAAGATGAGGTATTCAGCAAGGTACCGTAATAATGTAGGGAACGATGTCCTCCACAACAGATATGGAATCGAGAAGAAGTACCTGCAGCATAATGAAATCTGATGTTTAGAGCCGATTCCACAATACTTCAGGTCTGATGAATTATATGATCATGAGAATTAGATATTATACGGATGAAATTTTAGACACCACTGCTTGAGGACAAAATGGTGTGTTCATGAGAGTGTGAGataatctaataaaataaaacctcaCAAGTAATGTCATAAAAACTTAGTCATGGATCGTGCCCAAACGGAGACATTAGAATATGAGATGTAGCCGTCAAAAAGTGGTTTGATATGATTCATCCTTTTTCCATTAATTGTTAAGAACTTGAGTTACTTGAGCTTACCATGAGTAGAACTGATAATGCAATGATCTAGCACACAGAATTCCGATGAAATTCCCAACAAACATGGTTGTTACAACATCTGAGCCAAAGAAATCAACCAGAGAAAATGACGAGAAGGGTATTAGACACCAAAAAAAGactatatgaaatttataagacaaatcatcatattaaaatttacatcAAATATCGTTTTACTGCCAACTTACGTTCTTCCGTGAGTAACTTGAAGGATGGCTTGTCATTCTTAGACGTCGGCTTGGGAAAAGAACTGACAAGAGCCAATCTAAGTTTGATGGAGAGAAATTGTGAAtggatgaatttgaaaatccCACCTTCATGCCTGGAAGAAAGtgaacaaatatcaaatattaatgGTGCGGCACATAATCCAGAAGATAAACTAGTGTAGTCATTAAGACTCATAACCGGAAACGTGGCACTCATAGATTGACAACATTTACCAACCAATAAAAGATGAGTATAACTCAACTAGAATAAAGTATGTCTTAAAGATCAACAGGTTTGTGATACAAATTCTCTCCGtactaaaaaagataaataaatatataaacctaaagggaaaaaacatcaaatttttgTCTTTACAATTAGACatcaaatttccaaaaacGAGATTATCATAAAATTCATTACCGGTGTTTTCTCTGTAAATCTTCCCCTCCTATCAGTCTCATAATAGAATATTATCACCATAGTAACATCAGTTTCTACTTTATTGTCAGTTACTTAAAGGTAAAGCACTTACTTGCACCACTTGTAATGAGCAAAAACTGCCAACAATATTAGGTGAGTAATCAGCAACAAAGCAGCAAACTGCTTCGACACAAAAATTGGTTCGGGGACGAACTTGAAGTTAACGGACCTAATACACCAAAGCACAAGCACTTTGAATTGAAGAAACAATATTACAAATAAAGACAATCCAACGCAAGAAGTTTCTCTTAAATCAACTATATTGTACCATTTAGAAAATAGCTAATAAATACAGGTATAAGATGTTCTTCAAAATGAGCAGGGCTTTGAAGTACAGTTAGATGTACCAAAAGTGGATGAAGACGCGCCCAAGATTAAAAGCTCTTGATACGTATGCAAATGGATGTGAAACTATAAAAGGAAGTGCCAAAAGAATCTGCAAAACCGACGAACAAGCAAGTATAAAAAGATGACAAAGCATCCTCAATGATGGAAATAGCgatttaaaaactaaacctCGCCCCTTATAGAAATACAGACTCTGTACATCAAGCTAGTAGCAACTCATGGCAAACATGAGAGCactataaaacaaattttaagg
Coding sequences within:
- the LOC101211644 gene encoding heat shock factor-binding protein isoform X1 codes for the protein MDGHDSEDAKQSTADMTIFVQNLLQQMVSFSYCKFLSEKFMSNKIFFMQQSRFQTMSDSIITKIDEMGSRINELEQSINDLKAEMGVEGSPSPLPPSKPVADEVKKDEGSA